The following coding sequences lie in one Endomicrobiales bacterium genomic window:
- a CDS encoding phosphoenolpyruvate carboxykinase (GTP): protein MTNFVEKWVQAQAELTKPDKIYWMDGTEEEARRLVYIGLTQEKFAGKPTFYKLNDKIFPNSYLHNSHPSDVARTEHLTFVCHPTKEEAGPNNNWMAPDEAKTKLNKLFDGCMRSRTMYVIPYTMGHPSSPYSKSCIQVTDSVYVAVSMRIMTRVGKEALDRIGDSDNFVKGLHSVGDLDPQRRFIMHFPQEGLVMSIGSGYGGNALLGKKCFSLRIASCLGQKEGWLAEHMIVIGIEDPSGETTYFLGAFPSACGKTNLALINAPAGYKVKTLGDDIAWLNVGEDGKLYAINPETGFFGVVPGTSNKTNPKMIETIKNDKFFPTLFTNTALDLDTNSPWWEGLSNEVPKNMLNWQGEKYDHASGKPAAHPNSRFTVSIKNCPSISEEFDNPKGVPISGIIFGGRRKDTIPLVCETFNWEHGVFAASTLGSETTAAASHSTGNVRRDPMAMLPFCGYNMSSYFTHWLNFGKKLKNPPKIFMANWFKKDENGKFIWPGFGENFRVIKWMINRVKGKADGVETPLGFMPKMSEFDLSGLNLSKEVVKKLFEVNPKEWEKELEEIEKFYGQYGSEIPVALLNKLKELKEKIK, encoded by the coding sequence ATGACAAACTTTGTAGAAAAATGGGTACAAGCTCAAGCTGAACTTACGAAACCAGATAAAATTTACTGGATGGATGGAACCGAGGAAGAAGCAAGGCGATTAGTTTACATTGGCCTTACACAAGAAAAATTTGCCGGCAAACCAACTTTTTACAAATTAAACGATAAAATATTTCCTAACTCATATTTACACAACTCGCACCCAAGCGATGTGGCAAGAACCGAACACCTTACCTTCGTTTGCCACCCTACAAAAGAAGAAGCAGGCCCCAACAATAACTGGATGGCGCCCGATGAGGCAAAAACAAAATTAAATAAATTATTTGACGGCTGTATGCGCAGCAGAACTATGTATGTTATCCCTTATACTATGGGGCACCCAAGTTCGCCTTATTCTAAATCGTGCATTCAGGTTACCGACTCGGTTTATGTTGCTGTAAGCATGCGTATAATGACACGCGTTGGCAAAGAAGCATTGGACAGAATTGGCGATAGCGACAACTTTGTAAAAGGTCTGCACTCCGTTGGCGACCTTGATCCGCAAAGACGTTTTATTATGCATTTCCCGCAAGAAGGGCTTGTTATGAGCATCGGCTCAGGATATGGAGGAAACGCTTTACTTGGCAAAAAATGTTTCTCACTTAGAATTGCATCTTGCCTTGGGCAAAAAGAGGGCTGGCTTGCAGAGCATATGATTGTAATAGGCATTGAGGACCCATCTGGTGAAACCACTTATTTTCTTGGTGCATTCCCATCGGCCTGCGGTAAAACAAACCTAGCACTTATAAACGCGCCTGCCGGCTACAAAGTAAAAACTTTGGGCGACGATATTGCATGGCTAAATGTTGGCGAAGACGGTAAACTCTATGCCATTAACCCGGAAACCGGCTTCTTTGGAGTAGTACCGGGAACATCTAACAAAACAAACCCAAAGATGATTGAAACAATAAAAAACGATAAATTCTTCCCAACACTTTTTACAAATACCGCTCTTGATTTAGATACAAACTCCCCATGGTGGGAAGGTTTATCTAACGAAGTACCAAAAAATATGCTCAACTGGCAGGGTGAAAAATACGACCATGCCTCCGGCAAACCTGCCGCTCACCCAAACTCGCGCTTTACCGTTTCTATAAAAAACTGCCCTTCAATATCTGAAGAATTTGATAATCCAAAAGGTGTGCCAATTTCAGGTATTATATTTGGCGGCAGAAGAAAAGACACCATCCCGCTTGTCTGCGAAACATTTAACTGGGAACACGGCGTTTTTGCCGCTTCCACGCTCGGCTCCGAAACAACAGCAGCTGCCTCGCACTCAACTGGTAATGTTCGCCGTGACCCTATGGCAATGCTTCCATTTTGCGGCTATAATATGTCTAGTTATTTTACACATTGGCTAAACTTTGGAAAAAAACTTAAAAATCCGCCAAAAATATTTATGGCGAATTGGTTTAAAAAAGATGAAAATGGCAAGTTTATTTGGCCTGGTTTTGGTGAAAACTTCCGTGTAATAAAATGGATGATAAATAGAGTTAAAGGTAAAGCAGATGGCGTAGAAACGCCTCTTGGCTTTATGCCAAAAATGTCGGAGTTTGACCTATCGGGCCTAAACCTTTCAAAAGAAGTTGTAAAAAAACTCTTTGAAGTAAACCCTAAAGAATGGGAAAAAGAACTTGAAGAAATAGAAAAGTTTTACGGCCAATACGGCTCTGAAATCCCAGTGGCTTTACTAAACAAACTAAAAGAACTTAAAGAAAAAATAAAATAA
- a CDS encoding nucleoside-diphosphate kinase, producing MNATSKTKQQVLVLIKPDGIKKSLTGNILTKLSEAKLVIVGAKVVRVSRELASAHYQHLKDKPFFGELINFIMGDLHGYPYNRVIAFVYEGDDAISKLRKLAGATNPEEAEAVTIRGAYGRITTKGIFENVIHCSSDPAEAEREIKLWFKPEELVEVMYATKEAVVEKVKETVWS from the coding sequence ATGAATGCAACTTCAAAAACAAAACAGCAGGTTTTAGTGCTTATCAAACCCGATGGCATTAAAAAGTCACTTACCGGCAACATTCTTACAAAACTTTCCGAGGCAAAACTTGTAATTGTAGGCGCAAAAGTTGTGCGCGTAAGCCGCGAGCTGGCGTCAGCTCATTACCAACACCTTAAAGATAAACCCTTCTTTGGAGAGCTAATTAACTTTATTATGGGCGATTTACATGGGTATCCGTACAACAGAGTAATTGCTTTCGTTTACGAAGGTGATGATGCAATTTCAAAACTTAGAAAACTTGCCGGCGCAACAAACCCCGAAGAGGCCGAGGCAGTAACAATTCGCGGCGCTTATGGAAGAATAACAACAAAAGGCATTTTTGAAAATGTTATACATTGCTCTTCAGATCCAGCAGAGGCCGAGCGCGAAATTAAACTTTGGTTTAAACCAGAAGAGTTAGTTGAAGTTATGTATGCTACAAAAGAAGCGGTTGTAGAAAAAGTCAAAGAAACTGTTTGGTCGTAA